One Burkholderia cepacia genomic window carries:
- a CDS encoding PHB depolymerase family esterase, translating into MNVTPRPGRPAPPRFALPRLSRAARAAVAAAALVAGAVAAVAPQAACAAGAAPLPAYAADLTRTSVSGLSSGGFMAAQFDVAYSSRLIGAGIVAGGPFYCAGANELIEPAIAAMTLCMQPVGPAPSATDAWRNARTFAQRGEIDDPANLRRQRIYVFSGAKDTVVLTRVVDQTVRFYELAQVSAANLQYRRHPDAGHAFVTSRPGDAACSANASPYIDNCGFEQAHDIVRWIYATPDKPLNPPAAQAGGKLLAFDQRAFDPQRRASLDDTGYAYVPAACERETCAVHVVFHGCVQNVATVGERMIRGTGYNEIADTNRLIVLYPQVAKSAANPLGCWDFWGYTNAEPTRPGFYRRDAPQMAAVMQMVQRLGAARP; encoded by the coding sequence ATGAACGTCACTCCCCGGCCCGGCCGCCCGGCGCCGCCCCGCTTCGCCCTTCCGCGCCTGTCCCGCGCCGCGCGCGCCGCCGTTGCCGCGGCCGCGCTCGTCGCCGGGGCGGTCGCGGCAGTCGCGCCGCAAGCCGCCTGCGCGGCCGGCGCGGCGCCGCTGCCCGCTTACGCCGCCGACCTGACGCGCACGTCGGTGTCCGGCCTGTCGTCCGGCGGCTTCATGGCGGCGCAGTTCGACGTCGCGTATTCGAGCCGGCTGATCGGCGCGGGCATCGTCGCCGGCGGGCCGTTCTACTGCGCGGGCGCGAACGAGCTGATCGAGCCGGCGATCGCCGCGATGACGCTGTGCATGCAGCCGGTCGGCCCGGCGCCGTCCGCGACCGACGCGTGGCGCAACGCGCGGACGTTCGCGCAGCGCGGCGAGATCGACGATCCGGCGAACCTGCGCCGCCAGCGCATCTACGTGTTCAGCGGCGCGAAGGACACGGTCGTGCTGACGCGCGTCGTCGACCAGACCGTGCGCTTCTACGAGCTCGCGCAGGTGAGCGCCGCGAACCTCCAGTACCGGCGCCACCCCGACGCCGGCCACGCGTTCGTCACGAGCCGCCCCGGCGATGCCGCGTGCAGCGCGAACGCGAGCCCGTACATCGACAACTGCGGCTTCGAGCAGGCGCACGACATCGTCCGCTGGATCTACGCAACGCCCGACAAGCCGCTCAACCCACCGGCCGCGCAGGCCGGCGGCAAGCTGCTCGCGTTCGACCAGCGCGCGTTCGACCCGCAGCGGCGCGCGTCGCTCGACGACACCGGCTACGCGTATGTCCCGGCAGCGTGCGAGCGCGAGACGTGCGCGGTGCACGTCGTGTTCCACGGCTGCGTGCAGAACGTCGCGACGGTCGGCGAGCGGATGATCCGCGGCACCGGCTACAACGAGATCGCCGACACGAACCGGCTGATCGTGCTCTATCCGCAGGTCGCGAAGTCGGCGGCGAACCCGCTCGGCTGCTGGGACTTCTGGGGCTATACGAACGCCGAGCCGACCCGGCCCGGCTTCTATCGCCGCGACGCGCCGCAGATGGCCGCCGTGATGCAGATGGTGCAGCGCCTCGGCGCCGCGCGCCCGTGA
- a CDS encoding DUF4239 domain-containing protein, translating to MLFLYNIPAAAMGALIVAATLAAALLGYAAFRRVLPARIDAEQRGMIVAMLSAVTTINSLLVAFSAVSVWSSYQAATDTVAAEAACATELSRDLAAFRVAGTGADPARRALADYLARVVDDEWPQMQQHGRADPRAEAAFDRMFAAINRVTPTDERERVLLAQAMARANEMVKYRQARLQNLESAMPGTLWAVMLVSSSLSLLLLYALPGTRFNVGLVSIWAVTLGLAFFFVLAVDRPFAGEVSVRATPIRHALDGLRATLAAPRRAALDAAPAGPGPAEHVSLAGCRRA from the coding sequence ATGCTGTTTCTCTACAACATTCCCGCCGCCGCGATGGGTGCACTGATCGTGGCCGCGACGCTCGCGGCCGCGCTGCTCGGCTATGCCGCGTTCCGGCGCGTGCTGCCCGCACGAATCGACGCCGAACAGCGCGGCATGATCGTCGCGATGCTGTCGGCGGTCACGACGATCAACTCGCTGCTCGTCGCGTTCTCGGCCGTGTCGGTGTGGAGTTCTTATCAGGCCGCGACCGATACCGTCGCGGCCGAAGCCGCCTGCGCGACCGAGCTGTCGCGCGACCTCGCCGCGTTCCGCGTCGCCGGCACCGGCGCCGATCCCGCGCGCCGCGCGCTCGCCGACTACCTCGCGCGGGTCGTCGACGACGAGTGGCCGCAGATGCAGCAGCACGGCCGTGCCGACCCGCGCGCCGAAGCCGCGTTCGACCGGATGTTCGCGGCGATCAATCGCGTCACGCCGACCGACGAGCGCGAACGCGTGCTGCTCGCGCAGGCGATGGCGCGCGCGAACGAGATGGTCAAGTACCGGCAGGCCCGCCTGCAGAATCTCGAGTCCGCGATGCCGGGCACGCTCTGGGCCGTGATGCTGGTGTCGAGCAGCCTGTCGCTGCTGTTGCTGTATGCGCTGCCCGGCACGCGCTTCAATGTCGGTCTCGTGTCGATCTGGGCGGTCACGCTCGGGCTCGCGTTCTTTTTCGTGCTGGCGGTGGACCGGCCGTTCGCCGGCGAGGTGAGCGTGCGCGCCACGCCCATCCGGCACGCGCTCGACGGGCTGCGCGCCACGCTGGCCGCCCCGCGGCGCGCGGCGCTGGACGCCGCGCCGGCCGGTCCGGGGCCGGCGGAGCACGTCAGCCTGGCGGGGTGCAGGCGGGCGTGA
- a CDS encoding GNAT family N-acetyltransferase, whose protein sequence is MTASPVLPEQPTLTGEHVELQPLHASHAPALLAAAADGQLWNLKVTVVPGPDTIDAYLATALQGRAEGTMMPFAIVERATGRVVGSTRFWKIDRKNRKLEIGHTWLSESAQRTRANTEAKWLLLGHAFDVLQCVRVQFTTDELNETSRAAILRLGAKQEGIVRHERIMPDGRKRNSVRFSIIDDEWPEVKARLQERLAR, encoded by the coding sequence ATGACCGCTTCACCCGTCCTGCCTGAACAGCCGACCCTTACCGGCGAACACGTCGAATTGCAGCCGCTGCACGCATCGCATGCGCCGGCGCTGCTGGCCGCCGCCGCCGACGGGCAGCTATGGAACCTGAAGGTCACGGTCGTGCCGGGCCCGGACACGATCGACGCGTATCTCGCGACTGCATTGCAGGGGCGCGCGGAGGGCACCATGATGCCTTTCGCGATCGTCGAGCGCGCGACCGGCCGGGTCGTCGGCAGCACGCGTTTCTGGAAGATCGATCGCAAGAACCGCAAGCTCGAGATCGGCCATACGTGGCTGAGCGAATCGGCGCAGCGCACGCGTGCGAACACCGAAGCGAAATGGTTGCTGCTGGGTCATGCGTTCGACGTGCTGCAGTGCGTGCGCGTGCAGTTCACGACCGACGAGCTGAACGAGACATCGCGCGCGGCGATCCTGCGGCTCGGTGCGAAGCAGGAAGGCATCGTGCGGCACGAACGGATCATGCCGGATGGCCGCAAGCGCAATTCGGTGCGCTTCAGCATCATCGACGACGAATGGCCGGAGGTGAAGGCGCGGCTGCAGGAGAGGCTCGCGCGGTAA
- the lysA gene encoding diaminopimelate decarboxylase: MSLDSRQLATLAQQYGTPLWVYDADVIRDRIAQLRQFDVIRYAQKANSNVHILKLMREEGACVDAVSLGEIERSLAAGFSPAGEPEGVVFTADLIDRPTLAAVLKHGVTVNAGSLDMLARIGEHAPGHRVWLRVNPGFGHGHSNKTNTGGPQSKHGIWIDDVPRAIEIVRQYGLKLVGIHMHIGSGVDYGHLSQVCDAMVDLVTSLGHDIDAISAGGGLSIPYRDGEPRVDVGHYFSQWDAARKRIERHLGHPVRIEIEPGRFLVAEAGTLVTEVQAVNRRPKHDFVLIDAGFNDLMRPSMYGSYHAVSVHAHDGALPAGRPLVDLAIAGPLCESGDVFTQDAGGVVTHRKLAQPQIGDLLFLHDAGAYGASMSSNYNSRPLAPEVLVDRGTPRLIRRRQTVAELLALELDA; this comes from the coding sequence ATGTCCCTCGATTCCCGCCAACTCGCGACGCTCGCTCAGCAATACGGCACCCCGCTGTGGGTGTACGACGCCGACGTCATCCGCGACCGTATCGCCCAACTGCGTCAGTTCGACGTGATCCGCTATGCGCAGAAGGCGAACTCGAACGTCCATATCCTGAAGCTGATGCGCGAGGAAGGCGCGTGCGTCGATGCCGTGTCGCTCGGCGAGATCGAGCGCAGCCTCGCGGCGGGGTTCAGCCCGGCCGGCGAGCCGGAAGGCGTCGTGTTCACGGCCGACCTGATCGACCGCCCGACGCTCGCGGCGGTGCTCAAGCACGGCGTGACCGTCAACGCCGGTTCGCTCGACATGCTCGCGCGCATCGGCGAGCACGCGCCCGGCCACCGGGTGTGGCTGCGCGTCAACCCCGGTTTCGGCCACGGCCACAGCAACAAGACCAACACCGGCGGCCCGCAGAGCAAGCACGGCATCTGGATCGACGACGTGCCGCGCGCGATCGAGATCGTGCGCCAGTACGGGCTGAAGCTGGTCGGCATCCACATGCATATCGGGTCGGGCGTCGACTACGGCCACCTGTCGCAGGTGTGCGACGCGATGGTCGATCTCGTCACGTCGCTCGGCCATGACATCGACGCGATCTCGGCCGGCGGCGGCCTGTCGATCCCGTATCGCGACGGCGAGCCGCGTGTCGACGTCGGTCATTACTTCAGCCAGTGGGACGCCGCGCGCAAGCGGATCGAACGGCATCTCGGCCACCCGGTACGCATCGAGATCGAACCGGGCCGCTTCCTCGTCGCCGAAGCCGGCACGCTCGTCACCGAAGTGCAGGCCGTCAACCGCCGGCCGAAGCACGATTTCGTGCTGATCGACGCGGGCTTCAACGACCTGATGCGCCCGTCGATGTACGGCAGCTACCACGCGGTATCGGTGCACGCGCACGACGGCGCGTTGCCGGCCGGCCGGCCGCTGGTCGATCTCGCGATCGCGGGGCCGCTGTGCGAATCGGGCGACGTGTTTACGCAGGACGCAGGCGGCGTGGTCACGCACCGCAAGCTCGCGCAGCCGCAGATCGGCGACCTGCTGTTCCTGCACGACGCGGGCGCGTACGGCGCGTCGATGTCCTCGAACTACAACAGCCGGCCGCTCGCGCCGGAAGTGCTCGTCGATCGCGGCACGCCGCGGCTGATCCGCCGCCGGCAGACGGTCGCCGAGCTGCTCGCGCTGGAGTTGGACGCGTAA
- a CDS encoding helix-turn-helix transcriptional regulator: MNVLMIDSPPLFVAGVADVMCKRDMSWHVWSAQRPEDVRRLRDALLPDTVGAVTIECDDHAPPTIWPNVLHETFGATPWLCVVGGVCRRTIADALLAGAAGIIDRRASADEFADALARVAAGAIYVPAGEGGAGHARAAGAPAGDDRAFERLTPRQREVLRLLAEGKSNKQICRVLNVAEGTIKNHLYALFRQIGVSNRTEAALWLSRHVPADPSPGYMFTPACTPPG; encoded by the coding sequence ATGAACGTCCTGATGATCGACAGTCCGCCGTTGTTCGTGGCGGGCGTGGCAGACGTAATGTGTAAACGCGACATGAGCTGGCATGTGTGGTCCGCCCAGCGCCCCGAGGACGTTCGTCGCTTGCGCGACGCGCTGCTGCCCGACACGGTCGGCGCAGTCACGATCGAATGCGACGACCATGCACCGCCCACGATCTGGCCGAACGTGCTGCACGAGACGTTCGGCGCGACGCCGTGGCTGTGCGTCGTCGGCGGCGTGTGCCGCCGGACGATCGCCGACGCGCTGCTGGCCGGCGCCGCCGGCATCATCGACCGGCGCGCGAGCGCGGACGAGTTCGCGGACGCGCTCGCCCGGGTCGCGGCCGGCGCGATCTACGTGCCGGCGGGCGAAGGCGGGGCGGGGCACGCGCGCGCGGCCGGCGCGCCGGCCGGCGACGACCGCGCGTTCGAGCGGCTGACGCCGAGGCAGCGCGAGGTGCTGCGGCTGCTGGCCGAAGGCAAGTCGAACAAGCAGATCTGCCGCGTGCTGAACGTCGCGGAGGGCACGATCAAGAACCACCTGTATGCGCTGTTCCGGCAGATCGGCGTGAGCAACCGGACCGAGGCGGCCTTGTGGCTGTCGCGTCACGTGCCGGCCGATCCGTCCCCCGGCTATATGTTCACGCCCGCCTGCACCCCGCCAGGCTGA
- a CDS encoding LysR family transcriptional regulator, whose amino-acid sequence MGINFDLADLQAFRAVVQLGSFRKAADAINISQPALSRRIEKLEEALGVRLFERTTRRVTLTTVGRVFAQSAEQLLDDLDAALLGIRDVSSSRLGHVTIACVPSVAYYFLPNTIARFRTRYPKIRIKLIDASANEVLDAVVSGEADFGVSFIGSQEAEVEFTTLLEERFVAACRRDHPLAAKKRVTWRELYEYDYVSVDKTSGNRLLLDQALAAVAPRVPSVCEARHVTTMLGLVEAGLGVAAVPSMAMPLPTHPILTSVPLVEPVVTRRVGIVRRRGRTLTPAAQEFLQHVIEDRKPAAGPRRAAGKRA is encoded by the coding sequence GTGGGCATCAACTTCGATCTTGCCGACTTGCAGGCTTTCCGGGCGGTGGTTCAGCTCGGCAGTTTCCGCAAGGCGGCGGACGCCATCAACATTTCGCAGCCGGCATTGAGCCGGCGCATCGAGAAGCTCGAGGAGGCGCTCGGCGTGCGGCTGTTCGAGCGCACCACGCGCCGCGTCACGCTGACGACGGTCGGTCGCGTGTTCGCGCAGAGCGCCGAACAACTGCTCGACGATCTCGACGCCGCCCTGCTCGGCATTCGCGACGTTTCATCGAGCCGCCTGGGCCACGTGACGATCGCATGCGTGCCGTCGGTCGCCTACTACTTCCTGCCGAACACGATCGCGCGTTTCCGCACCCGCTATCCAAAGATCCGCATCAAGCTGATCGACGCGAGCGCGAACGAGGTGCTCGACGCGGTGGTGAGCGGCGAGGCGGATTTCGGCGTGAGCTTCATCGGCAGCCAGGAGGCGGAGGTCGAGTTCACGACGCTGCTCGAGGAGCGCTTCGTCGCCGCGTGCCGGCGCGACCATCCGCTCGCCGCGAAGAAGCGCGTGACCTGGCGCGAGCTGTACGAATACGACTACGTGTCGGTGGACAAGACTTCCGGTAACCGCCTGCTGCTCGACCAGGCGCTTGCCGCCGTGGCCCCGCGTGTACCGAGCGTCTGCGAGGCGCGCCACGTGACGACGATGCTCGGGCTCGTCGAGGCGGGCCTCGGCGTTGCGGCGGTGCCGTCGATGGCGATGCCGCTGCCGACGCATCCGATCCTGACGAGCGTGCCGCTCGTCGAGCCGGTCGTCACGCGGCGCGTCGGCATCGTGCGGCGGCGCGGCCGCACGCTGACGCCGGCCGCGCAGGAATTCCTCCAGCACGTGATCGAGGACCGCAAGCCGGCCGCGGGCCCCAGGCGCGCGGCGGGGAAGCGCGCATGA
- a CDS encoding aldo/keto reductase has protein sequence MALRSLGTSSIQVSPLAFGGNVFGWTVDENTSFALLDALADTGINFIDTADVYSAWAPGNSGGESETIIGKWLKRSGKREQVVISTKVGLLAARAGLAKDNILKAADDSLRRLQTDYIDLYFSHADLPDSAPLEETLGAYQTLIDAGKVRIIGASNYSGARLREAADISRRDGLPAYQVIQPEYNLFDRADYERDLEPAATELTLGVVNYYALASGFLSGKYRSVDDLTKSTRGERVARYLEARGLRILAALDAVADKHRATPTAVALAWQIARPTITAPIASATSLEQLHDLGAAIRLALDADDVKRLDEASAY, from the coding sequence ATGGCATTGCGTTCGCTCGGCACGTCTTCGATCCAGGTTTCGCCGCTCGCGTTCGGCGGCAACGTCTTCGGCTGGACCGTCGACGAGAACACGTCGTTTGCGCTGCTCGACGCGCTCGCCGACACCGGCATCAACTTCATCGACACGGCCGACGTCTATTCGGCCTGGGCTCCCGGCAACAGCGGTGGCGAGTCGGAAACGATCATCGGCAAGTGGCTCAAGCGCTCCGGCAAGCGCGAACAGGTCGTGATCTCGACCAAGGTCGGCCTGCTGGCCGCGCGCGCGGGGCTGGCGAAGGACAACATCCTGAAAGCCGCCGACGATTCGCTGCGCCGCCTGCAGACCGACTACATCGACCTGTATTTCTCGCACGCGGACCTCCCGGATTCCGCGCCGCTCGAGGAAACGCTCGGCGCCTACCAAACGCTGATCGACGCAGGCAAGGTGCGGATCATCGGTGCATCGAACTACAGCGGCGCACGCCTGCGCGAAGCCGCCGACATCAGCCGGCGCGACGGCCTGCCCGCGTACCAGGTCATCCAGCCCGAATACAACCTGTTCGATCGCGCGGACTACGAACGCGATCTCGAGCCGGCGGCAACGGAGCTGACGCTCGGTGTCGTCAATTACTACGCGCTCGCGAGCGGCTTCCTGTCGGGCAAGTACCGGTCGGTCGACGACCTGACGAAGAGCACGCGCGGCGAGCGCGTCGCGCGCTATCTCGAGGCGCGCGGGCTGCGAATTCTCGCCGCGCTCGACGCGGTGGCGGACAAGCACCGCGCCACGCCGACGGCCGTCGCGCTCGCCTGGCAGATCGCGCGGCCGACGATCACCGCGCCGATCGCGAGCGCGACGTCGCTCGAGCAGCTTCACGATCTCGGCGCGGCGATCCGGCTTGCGCTCGACGCGGACGACGTGAAGCGGCTCGACGAAGCCAGCGCGTACTGA
- a CDS encoding lysozyme produces MANQPERTGTQGIELIKHFEGLRLARYLDAVGKPTIGYGHLILPHERFTRPLTPAEADALLRQDLRSAELSLRKLLRVPVTQQQFDALMSFVFNLGSGRLRSSTLLRYLNAGAPARAADQFLVWNKAGGRPLAGLTRRRQAERALFLS; encoded by the coding sequence ATGGCGAACCAGCCTGAACGCACCGGCACGCAAGGCATCGAGCTGATCAAGCACTTCGAGGGCCTGCGGCTCGCGCGGTATCTCGATGCGGTCGGCAAGCCGACCATCGGCTACGGCCACCTGATCCTGCCGCACGAGCGCTTCACCCGCCCGCTCACGCCGGCCGAAGCCGACGCGCTGCTGCGGCAGGACCTGCGCAGCGCCGAGCTGAGCCTGCGCAAGCTGCTGCGCGTGCCGGTCACGCAGCAGCAGTTCGACGCGCTGATGTCGTTCGTCTTCAACCTCGGCTCGGGCCGCCTGCGCTCGTCGACGCTGCTGCGCTACCTGAACGCCGGCGCGCCGGCCCGCGCGGCCGACCAGTTCCTGGTCTGGAACAAGGCGGGCGGGCGGCCGCTCGCGGGCCTCACGCGGCGCCGCCAGGCCGAACGCGCGCTGTTCCTGTCGTGA
- a CDS encoding DUF2589 domain-containing protein, protein MDANFIGSVINALPMDQMIAGPLKAMISAQTQAAKSYADFLMQVCIQGGKAVAVQFDYDETLVDESGVSKGVVQKTMRIPLLAAIVHPIIAIEEGTIDFEMEITQSEKASSSTEAGGEFKAKIGWGPVSVNLSGRVSHKSEQTRSTDTRAKYSIHTQVKRQQPPEALMRVIDFLTEAATKPVVAADKAKDVKPLPATPTDGKLIGETSSAGTGASGDGAAAAGAPAQAGEHA, encoded by the coding sequence ATGGACGCTAATTTCATTGGTTCGGTGATTAACGCTTTACCGATGGACCAAATGATCGCCGGGCCATTAAAGGCGATGATCAGCGCGCAAACGCAAGCCGCAAAGAGTTATGCGGATTTCCTGATGCAGGTCTGCATCCAGGGCGGCAAGGCGGTGGCCGTGCAGTTCGACTACGACGAAACGCTCGTCGACGAAAGCGGCGTATCGAAGGGCGTCGTGCAGAAGACCATGCGCATCCCGCTGCTCGCCGCGATCGTCCACCCGATCATCGCGATCGAGGAAGGCACGATCGACTTCGAGATGGAGATCACGCAGTCGGAGAAGGCGTCGTCGTCGACCGAGGCCGGCGGCGAGTTCAAGGCGAAGATCGGCTGGGGCCCCGTCAGCGTCAACCTGTCCGGCCGCGTGTCGCACAAGTCGGAGCAGACGCGCAGCACCGACACGCGCGCGAAATACTCGATCCACACGCAGGTCAAGCGCCAGCAGCCGCCCGAAGCGCTGATGCGCGTGATCGACTTCCTGACCGAAGCGGCGACCAAGCCGGTCGTCGCCGCGGACAAGGCGAAGGACGTGAAGCCGCTGCCCGCGACGCCGACCGACGGCAAGCTGATCGGCGAGACGTCGAGCGCGGGCACGGGCGCGTCGGGCGACGGCGCAGCGGCGGCGGGCGCGCCCGCGCAGGCCGGCGAGCACGCGTAA
- a CDS encoding HAD hydrolase-like protein, translating to MTYRLIAFDFDGTLADSLDSFLAALSEASRMHGFRDVDDTLVATLRGMSARDIIRALDVPMWKVPRVTIDMRRLMRPRIADVTLFPGVAETFDTLAARGIRIAIATSNTEDIVRDRLGPHACRHVGHFACGIPLFGKSRRLRALAHDAGLRTTDVLYVGDEIRDADAARRANVAFQGVAWGYTAPDALQAHCATPLLARFDALLDIV from the coding sequence ATGACCTACCGCCTCATCGCATTCGACTTCGACGGCACGCTCGCCGATTCGCTCGACAGTTTTCTCGCGGCGCTGTCGGAGGCGTCGCGCATGCACGGCTTTCGCGACGTCGACGATACGCTCGTCGCCACGCTGCGCGGGATGTCGGCGCGCGACATCATTCGCGCGCTCGACGTGCCGATGTGGAAAGTGCCGCGCGTGACGATCGACATGCGTCGCCTGATGCGGCCGCGCATCGCCGACGTGACGCTGTTTCCGGGCGTCGCCGAGACCTTCGACACGCTCGCCGCGCGCGGCATCCGCATCGCGATCGCCACGTCGAACACCGAGGACATCGTGCGCGACCGGCTCGGCCCGCATGCGTGCCGTCACGTCGGGCACTTCGCGTGCGGCATTCCGCTGTTCGGCAAGTCGCGCCGGCTGCGCGCGCTCGCGCACGACGCGGGGCTGCGCACCACCGACGTGCTGTACGTCGGCGACGAGATCCGCGACGCGGACGCGGCGCGCCGCGCGAACGTCGCGTTCCAGGGCGTCGCGTGGGGCTACACTGCGCCGGACGCGTTGCAGGCACATTGCGCGACGCCGTTGCTGGCCCGCTTCGACGCGCTGCTCGACATCGTGTAA
- a CDS encoding DUF4142 domain-containing protein: protein MNRFPQVSRLALSAAGLLLVAVTATAQTAQPAQPGQPAEPAQTAPSAGAPRLHEADQAFITDGTKTVSTQHDAARIADSRTSDSQVKAFAQRVSTDDEKIIQAMRAASPRGVDVPANDPDTAVLNSIKTLRGAEFDKAYIEQVALAGQQKAISAFQAEIASGRDTKLKEVARQSLPILQKHYADAQKLAERHHLASAQ, encoded by the coding sequence ATGAACCGCTTTCCCCAAGTCTCGCGCCTTGCCTTGTCTGCCGCTGGCCTGCTTCTCGTCGCCGTGACGGCGACCGCGCAAACCGCACAACCGGCTCAACCCGGCCAGCCGGCCGAACCGGCACAAACCGCGCCGTCGGCCGGCGCGCCGCGGCTCCACGAAGCCGACCAGGCGTTCATCACGGACGGCACGAAAACGGTGTCGACGCAGCACGACGCGGCACGCATCGCCGATTCGCGCACGTCGGACAGCCAGGTCAAGGCGTTCGCGCAACGCGTGTCGACCGACGATGAAAAGATCATCCAGGCAATGCGCGCGGCGAGCCCGCGCGGCGTCGACGTGCCCGCCAACGACCCCGACACGGCCGTGCTGAACAGCATCAAGACCCTGCGCGGTGCCGAGTTCGACAAGGCGTACATCGAACAGGTCGCGCTCGCCGGCCAGCAGAAGGCCATCTCGGCCTTCCAGGCCGAAATCGCATCGGGCCGCGACACGAAGCTGAAGGAAGTCGCACGCCAGTCGCTGCCGATCCTGCAGAAGCATTACGCCGACGCGCAGAAGCTCGCGGAGCGCCACCACCTCGCATCGGCGCAGTAA
- a CDS encoding DUF2589 domain-containing protein: MFRLFKRRRNAAARADRPAADAAAGGPSDAGGPPPSPASAAQGGQPGATAAPFAAPEAAPAVRASSSGAASGTLPDAAPGTPPGPASGASDGHACAPPPGEPADADRPPPRGLALDEIARGMQHAAAAANQLLAHQYTAVLDQFFDRRDDGLLAPREVQVALDAEHTMPVPLVALATPRGLALERMVVHLTVRGDFTEAHPAGGFAGDDQRGRFYVTLAPRTANKDAQGNAGRRDTEHIDIEMQFAALAPPEAIMRVIDEYTHRLVPRARHGNEEHHDGEPA, encoded by the coding sequence ATGTTCAGGCTCTTCAAACGGCGGCGCAACGCGGCCGCGCGCGCTGACCGGCCGGCCGCCGACGCGGCGGCGGGCGGGCCATCCGACGCCGGCGGGCCGCCGCCGTCACCGGCGAGCGCCGCCCAGGGCGGGCAGCCGGGCGCGACGGCCGCGCCGTTCGCCGCGCCGGAAGCCGCGCCTGCCGTCCGCGCGTCGTCGTCCGGCGCGGCATCCGGCACGTTGCCCGACGCGGCGCCGGGGACGCCCCCCGGTCCCGCATCCGGCGCGTCGGACGGCCACGCGTGCGCCCCGCCGCCCGGCGAGCCGGCGGACGCCGACCGCCCGCCGCCGCGCGGCCTCGCGCTCGACGAGATCGCGCGCGGCATGCAGCACGCCGCGGCGGCCGCGAATCAGCTGCTCGCGCATCAGTACACGGCCGTGCTCGACCAGTTCTTCGACCGGCGCGACGACGGCCTGCTCGCGCCGCGCGAAGTCCAGGTCGCGCTCGACGCCGAGCACACGATGCCGGTGCCGCTCGTCGCGCTCGCGACGCCGCGCGGCCTCGCGCTCGAGCGGATGGTCGTGCACCTGACGGTGCGCGGCGATTTCACCGAGGCGCATCCGGCCGGCGGCTTCGCCGGCGACGACCAGCGCGGGCGCTTCTACGTGACGCTCGCGCCGCGCACGGCGAACAAGGATGCGCAAGGCAACGCGGGGCGCCGCGACACCGAGCACATCGACATCGAAATGCAGTTCGCGGCGCTCGCGCCGCCCGAAGCGATCATGCGCGTGATCGACGAATACACGCACCGCCTGGTGCCGCGCGCACGGCACGGCAACGAGGAGCACCACGATGGCGAACCAGCCTGA
- a CDS encoding LysR family transcriptional regulator: protein MLTHRHIEVFRALMVTGSTTRAAEMLYTSQPTISRELARMEQVVGFALFERAHGRLRPTMAALTLFDDVRLAYVGLERVAATAARLREFRDGQLSVIALPAFSHAILPGACRRFHAAHAGVSLSVETQESPMLEEWLTAQRYDLGLTEHDVAPAGTVLTPLLEADEVCVLPDGHPLLAQDAIDLLDLADRPFVSLSLNDPYRVLIDEAFAQLGVAPRSVVDTPSAVSVCAFVRQGLGVAIVNPLTALDFVGRDLHVRPLTRSFPYRVSVIVPEHRPKSLLVDAFADALRAEAKAIRGRLAAHLGRRAAV from the coding sequence ATGCTCACGCACCGCCATATCGAGGTCTTTCGCGCGCTGATGGTCACCGGCAGCACGACGCGCGCGGCCGAGATGCTCTATACGTCGCAGCCGACGATCAGCCGCGAGCTCGCGCGCATGGAGCAGGTCGTCGGCTTCGCGCTGTTCGAGCGCGCGCATGGCCGGTTGCGGCCGACGATGGCCGCGCTCACGCTGTTCGACGACGTGCGGCTCGCGTATGTGGGGCTTGAACGCGTCGCGGCCACGGCCGCGCGCCTGCGCGAGTTTCGCGACGGTCAACTGTCGGTGATCGCGCTGCCGGCGTTCTCGCACGCGATCCTGCCGGGCGCGTGCCGGCGCTTTCATGCGGCGCATGCGGGCGTCAGCCTGTCGGTCGAAACGCAGGAATCGCCGATGCTCGAAGAGTGGCTGACCGCGCAGCGTTACGACCTCGGGCTGACCGAGCACGACGTCGCGCCGGCCGGCACCGTGCTCACGCCGCTGCTCGAAGCCGACGAAGTATGCGTGCTGCCCGACGGCCATCCGCTGCTCGCGCAGGATGCGATCGATCTGCTGGATCTCGCCGATCGCCCGTTCGTGAGCCTGTCGCTGAACGATCCGTACCGCGTCCTGATCGACGAGGCGTTTGCGCAGCTCGGCGTGGCGCCGCGCTCGGTCGTCGACACGCCGTCGGCCGTGTCGGTGTGCGCGTTCGTGCGGCAGGGGCTCGGCGTCGCGATCGTCAATCCGCTGACCGCGCTCGATTTCGTCGGGCGCGACCTGCACGTGCGGCCGCTCACACGCTCGTTTCCGTACCGCGTCAGCGTGATCGTGCCCGAGCACCGGCCGAAAAGCCTGCTCGTCGATGCGTTCGCCGATGCGCTGCGCGCCGAGGCGAAGGCGATCCGCGGCCGGCTCGCCGCGCATCTCGGCCGGCGTGCGGCCGTATGA